The Macaca fascicularis isolate 582-1 chromosome 1, T2T-MFA8v1.1 genome includes a window with the following:
- the PSRC1 gene encoding proline/serine-rich coiled-coil protein 1 isoform X2, producing MEDLEEDVRFIVDETLDFGGLSPSDSREEEDITVLVTPEKPLRRGLSHRSDPNAVAPAPQGVRLSLGPLSPEKLEEILDEANRLAAQLEQCALQERESASEGLGPRRVKPSPRRETFVLKDSPVRDLLPTVNSLARSTPSPSSLTPRLRSSDRKGSVRALRTTSGKRPSNMKRESPTCNLFPASKSPASSPLTRSTPPVRGRAGPSGRAAASPPAPVRSVLAPQPSASNSQRLPRPQGAAAKSSSQLPIPSAIPRPASRMPLTSRSVPPGRGALPPDSVSTRKGLPRPSAAGHRVRESGHKGATRSNLQPPRKVAVPGPTR from the exons ATGGAGGATTTGGAGGAAG ATGTAAGGTTTATTGTGGATGAGACCTTGGACTTTGGGGGGCTGTCACCATCTGACAG CCGTGAGGAGGAAGACATAACAGTGTTGGTGACTCCAGAGAAACCACTTCGACGGGGCCTCTCCCACCGAAGTGACCCAAATGCCGTGGCTCCTGCCCCCCAGGGTGTGAGGCTCAGCCTAGGCCCCCTCAGCCCAGAGAAACTGGAGGAGATCCTCGATGAGGCCAACCGGCTGGCCGCCCAGCTGGAGCAGTGTGCCCTGCAGGAGCGGGAGAGCGCAAGCGAGGGCCTGGGGCCTCGCCGAGTGAAGCCTAGTCCTCGGCGGGAGACCTTTGTGCTGAAGGACAGTCCTGTCAGAGACCTGCTGCCGACTGTGAACTCTTTGGCTCGGAGTACCCCCTCCCCAAGCAGCCTGACGCCTCGACTCCGGAGCAGTGATAGGAAGGGGTCAGTCAGGGCTCTCCGGACAACATCTGGAAAGAGGCCCTCCAACATGAAGAGG GAGTCACCCACTTGCAATCTGTTCCCTGCATCCAAAAGCCCAGCATCTTCTCCTCTTACCCGATCGACTCCCCCAGTCCGGGGGAGAGCCGGGCCCAGTGGGAGAGCAGCAGCCA GCCCACCTGCCCCCGTCAGATCAGTCCTGGCCCCACAGCCTTCTGCCAGCAACTCTCAACGCCTGCCCCGGCCACAGGGAGCAGCTGCTAAATCTTCCAGTCAACTGCCCATTCCCTCAGCCATCCCCAGGCCTGCCAGCCGAATGCCACTCACCAGCCGGAGTGTGCCACCTGGCAGAGGTGCCCTACCTCCGGATTCTGTGTCAACTCGAAAAGGGCTTCCAAGACCAAGCGCTGCAGGACACAGAGTGCGGGAAAGTGGACACAA GGGTGCCACTCGCAGCAATCTGCAGCCCCCCAGGAAAGTGGCAGTCCCAGGACCTACCAG GTAA
- the PSRC1 gene encoding proline/serine-rich coiled-coil protein 1 isoform X1, translating into MEDLEEDVRFIVDETLDFGGLSPSDSREEEDITVLVTPEKPLRRGLSHRSDPNAVAPAPQGVRLSLGPLSPEKLEEILDEANRLAAQLEQCALQERESASEGLGPRRVKPSPRRETFVLKDSPVRDLLPTVNSLARSTPSPSSLTPRLRSSDRKGSVRALRTTSGKRPSNMKRESPTCNLFPASKSPASSPLTRSTPPVRGRAGPSGRAAASPPAPVRSVLAPQPSASNSQRLPRPQGAAAKSSSQLPIPSAIPRPASRMPLTSRSVPPGRGALPPDSVSTRKGLPRPSAAGHRVRESGHKVPVSQRPNLPVTGATRSNLQPPRKVAVPGPTR; encoded by the exons ATGGAGGATTTGGAGGAAG ATGTAAGGTTTATTGTGGATGAGACCTTGGACTTTGGGGGGCTGTCACCATCTGACAG CCGTGAGGAGGAAGACATAACAGTGTTGGTGACTCCAGAGAAACCACTTCGACGGGGCCTCTCCCACCGAAGTGACCCAAATGCCGTGGCTCCTGCCCCCCAGGGTGTGAGGCTCAGCCTAGGCCCCCTCAGCCCAGAGAAACTGGAGGAGATCCTCGATGAGGCCAACCGGCTGGCCGCCCAGCTGGAGCAGTGTGCCCTGCAGGAGCGGGAGAGCGCAAGCGAGGGCCTGGGGCCTCGCCGAGTGAAGCCTAGTCCTCGGCGGGAGACCTTTGTGCTGAAGGACAGTCCTGTCAGAGACCTGCTGCCGACTGTGAACTCTTTGGCTCGGAGTACCCCCTCCCCAAGCAGCCTGACGCCTCGACTCCGGAGCAGTGATAGGAAGGGGTCAGTCAGGGCTCTCCGGACAACATCTGGAAAGAGGCCCTCCAACATGAAGAGG GAGTCACCCACTTGCAATCTGTTCCCTGCATCCAAAAGCCCAGCATCTTCTCCTCTTACCCGATCGACTCCCCCAGTCCGGGGGAGAGCCGGGCCCAGTGGGAGAGCAGCAGCCA GCCCACCTGCCCCCGTCAGATCAGTCCTGGCCCCACAGCCTTCTGCCAGCAACTCTCAACGCCTGCCCCGGCCACAGGGAGCAGCTGCTAAATCTTCCAGTCAACTGCCCATTCCCTCAGCCATCCCCAGGCCTGCCAGCCGAATGCCACTCACCAGCCGGAGTGTGCCACCTGGCAGAGGTGCCCTACCTCCGGATTCTGTGTCAACTCGAAAAGGGCTTCCAAGACCAAGCGCTGCAGGACACAGAGTGCGGGAAAGTGGACACAAGG TTCCTGTTTCCCAGCGACCAAATCTTCCTGTCACGGGTGCCACTCGCAGCAATCTGCAGCCCCCCAGGAAAGTGGCAGTCCCAGGACCTACCAG GTAA